One Methylomonas sp. LL1 DNA window includes the following coding sequences:
- the carA gene encoding glutamine-hydrolyzing carbamoyl-phosphate synthase small subunit codes for MNKPALLVLEDGTEFHGISIGADGCSVGEVVFNTALTGYQEILSDPSYARQIVTLTYPHIGNVGTNAEDNESEGVFASGLVVRDLPLLASSWRMQQTLPEYLREHKVVAIADIDTRKLTRLLRDKGAQRGCIMAGDTVDVAAAKQAIEGFPGLQGMDLAKEVTTDEVYEWTENVWKLGEGHTEASNLNKHVVAYDFGVKRNILRLLANRGCRVTVVPATTPAEKVLAMNPDGVFLSNGPGDPEPCTYAIKAIKTILEKKIPVFGICLGHQLLALASGAKTEKMKFGHHGANHPVQELATGRVMISSQNHGFAASADSLPANLKATYVSLFDGSLQGIARTDCPAFSFQGHPEASPGPHDVEALFDDFIALMNQPRSA; via the coding sequence TTGAATAAACCTGCATTACTGGTATTGGAAGACGGTACGGAGTTTCACGGCATTTCGATAGGTGCCGATGGTTGTTCCGTGGGCGAAGTGGTTTTTAATACGGCACTCACCGGCTATCAGGAAATACTCAGCGATCCTTCTTATGCTCGGCAAATCGTCACATTAACCTATCCGCATATCGGCAATGTCGGTACCAATGCCGAAGACAATGAATCCGAGGGCGTGTTTGCCAGCGGCCTGGTGGTGCGCGACTTGCCGTTATTGGCCAGCAGCTGGCGCATGCAACAAACCTTGCCGGAATATCTGCGCGAGCACAAGGTGGTGGCGATTGCCGATATTGATACCCGCAAATTGACCCGTTTGCTGCGCGATAAGGGCGCGCAACGCGGTTGTATCATGGCCGGCGATACGGTCGATGTTGCTGCCGCAAAACAGGCTATCGAAGGATTTCCCGGTTTACAGGGCATGGATTTGGCCAAGGAAGTCACTACCGACGAAGTTTATGAATGGACCGAAAACGTCTGGAAGTTGGGCGAAGGCCATACGGAAGCGTCTAATCTGAACAAGCATGTGGTGGCCTATGACTTCGGTGTCAAACGCAATATCCTGCGTTTGCTCGCCAATCGCGGCTGCCGGGTGACGGTCGTGCCGGCTACCACTCCGGCGGAAAAAGTATTGGCAATGAATCCGGACGGCGTGTTTTTATCCAACGGCCCCGGTGATCCGGAACCCTGCACCTACGCCATCAAGGCAATCAAAACCATCTTGGAGAAAAAAATTCCGGTGTTCGGCATTTGCTTGGGCCACCAATTGCTGGCCTTGGCCAGCGGCGCGAAAACCGAGAAAATGAAATTCGGCCATCACGGCGCCAATCATCCGGTGCAGGAACTGGCGACCGGTCGGGTCATGATCAGCAGCCAGAATCACGGTTTTGCCGCCAGTGCCGACTCGTTGCCGGCCAACTTGAAGGCCACTTATGTTTCGCTGTTCGACGGTAGTTTGCAGGGCATCGCCCGCACCGATTGTCCCGCGTTTAGTTTTCAGGGGCATCCGGAAGCCAGTCCGGGGCCGCATGATGTCGAAGCCTTGTTCGACGATTTTATTGCGTTGATGAATCAGCCCCGTTCAGCCTAA
- a CDS encoding type II toxin-antitoxin system RelE/ParE family toxin produces MALRLIWSPEAVEDLNSIAEYIAKDSVFYARSVVRKVLAIVKQVPNSPQVGRIVPEIGSSNIRERFVYSYRVVYKIDELQITIVAVIHGKRLLENISDRFN; encoded by the coding sequence ATGGCTCTCAGACTGATTTGGTCCCCCGAGGCGGTCGAAGATTTGAATTCGATTGCGGAATATATTGCGAAAGACTCGGTATTCTACGCGCGTTCGGTGGTGCGTAAAGTACTCGCTATCGTCAAGCAGGTTCCAAATTCACCACAAGTTGGCAGAATAGTACCGGAAATAGGTAGTAGTAACATCAGAGAACGCTTTGTTTATAGTTATCGCGTTGTTTATAAGATTGATGAGTTGCAAATTACAATCGTCGCCGTTATTCATGGTAAGCGATTATTGGAAAATATATCCGATCGATTCAATTGA
- the greA gene encoding transcription elongation factor GreA, with the protein MIKVPLTVVGANKLRAELEELKSVVRPRIIQAIAEAREHGDLKENAEYHAAREQQSFAEGRIAEIESKLSNANIIDVTKTDANGKVVFGATVQIEDTDSGRVVTYQIVGEDEANIKEGRISVGSPIARALIGKEVEDVVIVKAPGGDIEYEIISIEYI; encoded by the coding sequence ATGATTAAAGTGCCGCTGACAGTAGTGGGTGCCAATAAGTTGCGCGCCGAACTGGAAGAATTAAAATCCGTGGTGAGACCCAGGATTATTCAGGCGATTGCCGAAGCGCGCGAACACGGTGATTTGAAGGAAAATGCCGAATACCATGCCGCCCGCGAGCAACAAAGCTTTGCCGAAGGCCGTATCGCCGAGATCGAGAGCAAGTTGTCGAATGCCAATATTATCGATGTGACCAAAACCGATGCCAATGGCAAGGTGGTGTTTGGCGCGACGGTACAAATCGAAGACACCGATTCCGGTAGAGTGGTTACCTATCAGATCGTTGGTGAAGACGAAGCCAACATCAAGGAAGGCCGAATTTCGGTGGGATCGCCTATCGCCAGGGCGTTGATCGGTAAGGAAGTCGAGGATGTGGTGATTGTGAAGGCGCCGGGTGGCGATATCGAATACGAAATTATTTCGATCGAGTATATCTAG
- the yhbY gene encoding ribosome assembly RNA-binding protein YhbY yields MNPIEKKKLKAQAHPLNPVVMIGQSGLTPAVLKEINLALDAHELIKVKIRAERDERSEIRDQICSETHAELIQSIGQVVVLFRKNPKK; encoded by the coding sequence GTGAATCCTATCGAAAAGAAAAAGCTGAAAGCTCAAGCCCACCCGCTTAATCCGGTCGTCATGATCGGCCAGTCCGGTTTAACCCCTGCCGTGCTTAAGGAAATCAACCTGGCGCTGGATGCCCATGAATTAATCAAAGTTAAAATTCGCGCGGAAAGAGACGAACGCAGCGAGATCAGAGATCAAATTTGCAGCGAAACTCATGCCGAATTGATACAGTCCATCGGCCAAGTGGTTGTGCTATTCAGAAAGAACCCCAAAAAGTAA
- the carB gene encoding carbamoyl-phosphate synthase large subunit, whose product MPKRSDIKSILLLGAGPIVIGQACEFDYSGTQACKALREEGYRVILVNSNPATIMTDPDMADAIYIEPIDWQTVEKIIEKERPDAILPTMGGQTALNCALALDKHGVLEKYGVEMIGASKDAINMAEDRDLFNQAMARIGLEVARSKVAHSMEEAFAAQEEVGYPTVIRPSFTMGGSGGGIAYNREEFIEICERGLYLSPTSELLIEESVLGWKEFEMEVVRDSKDNCIIICSIENFDPMGVHTGDSITVAPAQTLTDKEYQILRNASLAVLREIGVDTGGSNVQFAINPENGRLIVIEMNPRVSRSSALASKATGFPIAKVAAKLAVGYTLDELRNEITGGKTPASFEPSIDYVVTKVPRFAFEKFPQANDRLTTQMKSVGEVMAIGRTFQESLQKALRGLEVGVDGLDEIADLSDANSEDIILRELRYPGPQRLWYLADAFRSGLSFDEIHQASKIDPWFLAQVEDLIVTEKSLSTKTLATLEPGELLRLKRKGFSDRRLAKLLEAKESEVRNVRHKKGIRPVYKRIDSCAAEFASDTAYLYSTYEQECEANPSNREKIIILGGGPNRIGQGIEFDYCCVHAALALREDGYETIMVNCNPETVSTDFDTSDRLYFEPLTLEDVLEIIELEKPKGVIVQYGGQTPLKLARALEAAGAPIIGTSPDSIDLAEDRERFQKLLERLSLLQPPNATARSVEQAVNSARELGYPLVVRPSYVLGGRAMEIVFNEEGLRRYMKEAVSVSNDSPVLLDRFLDDAVEMDVDAIYDGETVLIGGLMEHIEQAGVHSGDSACSIPPYDLPAHLQDQLRAQVAKMAEALGVCGLMNTQFAIQGETIYVLEVNPRASRTAPFVSKATGYPLAKIAARCMVGKTLKQQGITEERIPEYFSVKEAVFPFIKFPGVDPLLGPEMKSTGEVMGVGKTFGEAFAKSQRAGGVDLSHSGKVLISIRDADKPKLPDLAKMLIEKDYEIVATRGTARVLKEAGIPCQEIFKVNEGRPNTVDMIKNGEIQLIVNTTEGVKAVADSFTMRREALQRKVTYYTTMAGARAACYALGELDAGDVNCLQDLHNTFKG is encoded by the coding sequence ATGCCAAAAAGAAGCGATATAAAATCGATTTTATTACTGGGCGCCGGACCGATCGTGATCGGCCAGGCCTGCGAGTTTGATTATTCCGGCACCCAGGCTTGCAAAGCCTTACGCGAAGAGGGGTACCGGGTAATTCTGGTTAACTCCAATCCGGCCACCATCATGACCGACCCCGATATGGCCGATGCGATTTACATCGAGCCTATCGACTGGCAAACGGTGGAAAAAATCATCGAGAAAGAACGTCCCGATGCGATTCTGCCGACCATGGGCGGTCAGACCGCCTTGAATTGTGCGTTGGCGCTGGACAAGCACGGTGTATTGGAAAAATACGGCGTCGAGATGATAGGTGCCAGCAAGGATGCCATCAACATGGCTGAAGATCGCGATTTGTTTAATCAGGCGATGGCCAGAATCGGTCTGGAAGTGGCCCGTTCCAAAGTGGCGCACAGCATGGAAGAAGCCTTTGCCGCCCAGGAAGAGGTCGGTTATCCGACCGTGATTCGGCCCTCGTTCACGATGGGCGGCAGTGGCGGCGGTATTGCCTACAACCGCGAAGAATTTATCGAAATTTGCGAACGCGGCCTATATTTATCCCCGACCAGCGAATTGCTGATCGAGGAATCGGTGCTGGGTTGGAAAGAATTCGAGATGGAGGTGGTGCGCGACTCGAAAGACAATTGCATCATCATCTGCTCAATCGAAAACTTCGATCCGATGGGCGTGCATACCGGCGACTCGATTACCGTCGCGCCGGCGCAAACCCTGACCGACAAGGAATACCAAATCCTGCGGAACGCTTCATTGGCCGTATTGCGGGAAATTGGCGTCGATACCGGCGGTTCCAACGTGCAGTTCGCGATCAATCCCGAAAATGGCCGTTTAATCGTCATCGAAATGAATCCCAGGGTGTCGCGTTCCTCGGCGCTGGCCTCGAAAGCCACCGGCTTCCCGATTGCCAAAGTCGCCGCCAAATTGGCCGTGGGTTACACGCTGGATGAATTGCGCAATGAAATTACCGGTGGCAAAACGCCGGCCTCATTCGAGCCTTCTATCGACTACGTGGTCACCAAAGTGCCACGCTTCGCCTTCGAAAAATTTCCGCAAGCCAATGACAGGCTGACCACGCAAATGAAGTCGGTCGGCGAGGTGATGGCGATAGGCCGCACCTTTCAGGAATCGTTGCAGAAAGCCTTGCGCGGTCTGGAAGTCGGTGTCGACGGCTTGGATGAAATCGCCGATTTGAGCGATGCCAATTCCGAAGACATTATTTTGCGTGAATTACGCTACCCGGGACCGCAACGCCTATGGTACCTAGCAGATGCCTTTCGTAGCGGTTTGAGCTTCGACGAAATTCATCAGGCTTCTAAAATCGATCCCTGGTTTTTGGCGCAAGTCGAGGACCTGATCGTGACAGAGAAGTCACTGTCGACCAAAACCCTGGCAACGCTGGAGCCGGGCGAATTGTTGCGCCTGAAACGCAAGGGTTTTTCCGACCGGCGGCTGGCGAAACTACTGGAAGCCAAGGAATCGGAAGTACGCAACGTGCGGCACAAGAAAGGCATACGGCCGGTGTACAAACGTATCGATTCCTGCGCGGCGGAGTTTGCTTCCGATACCGCCTATCTGTATTCGACCTACGAGCAGGAATGCGAGGCTAATCCGAGCAACAGGGAAAAGATCATCATCCTGGGTGGCGGGCCTAACCGTATCGGCCAAGGCATCGAGTTCGATTATTGCTGCGTGCATGCGGCTTTGGCGCTGCGTGAAGACGGTTATGAAACCATCATGGTTAACTGTAACCCGGAAACCGTATCCACTGATTTCGATACTTCCGACCGTTTGTATTTTGAGCCGCTGACGTTGGAAGACGTGCTGGAAATCATCGAGCTGGAAAAGCCCAAGGGTGTCATTGTCCAGTATGGTGGTCAAACGCCATTGAAACTGGCTAGAGCCTTGGAAGCGGCCGGTGCGCCGATTATCGGCACCTCGCCCGACTCCATCGATTTGGCCGAAGACCGCGAGCGTTTCCAAAAATTGCTGGAGCGTTTGAGTCTGTTGCAGCCGCCCAATGCCACCGCCCGCTCGGTCGAGCAGGCGGTCAATTCCGCCAGAGAGCTGGGTTATCCCTTGGTAGTGCGTCCGTCTTATGTGTTGGGCGGTCGGGCGATGGAAATCGTCTTCAACGAGGAAGGCCTGCGCCGTTACATGAAGGAAGCGGTCAGTGTCTCCAACGATTCGCCGGTATTGCTGGATAGATTCCTGGACGACGCAGTGGAAATGGATGTTGACGCGATTTACGACGGCGAAACCGTGCTGATCGGCGGCCTGATGGAGCATATCGAACAAGCTGGTGTGCATTCCGGCGACTCGGCCTGCTCGATTCCACCCTACGATTTGCCCGCGCATCTGCAAGATCAATTGCGTGCCCAGGTGGCCAAGATGGCCGAAGCGCTGGGTGTGTGCGGCTTGATGAATACCCAGTTTGCGATTCAGGGCGAGACCATATATGTGCTGGAGGTCAACCCAAGAGCGTCGCGGACCGCGCCGTTCGTATCCAAGGCCACGGGTTATCCGTTGGCGAAAATCGCCGCGCGCTGCATGGTCGGTAAAACGCTGAAGCAGCAAGGCATTACCGAAGAGCGGATTCCGGAATATTTTTCGGTCAAGGAAGCCGTGTTCCCGTTCATCAAGTTTCCGGGCGTCGACCCGCTGCTGGGACCGGAAATGAAATCGACCGGCGAGGTGATGGGCGTCGGTAAAACCTTCGGCGAAGCTTTTGCCAAGTCGCAAAGAGCCGGGGGCGTCGATTTGAGCCATAGCGGCAAGGTGTTGATCAGTATTCGCGATGCCGACAAACCCAAGTTGCCTGATTTGGCTAAGATGTTGATAGAGAAGGATTACGAAATCGTCGCCACCCGCGGTACCGCTCGGGTGTTGAAGGAGGCCGGCATACCCTGTCAGGAAATCTTTAAGGTCAACGAAGGCCGGCCCAATACGGTGGATATGATCAAAAACGGCGAGATTCAATTGATCGTCAATACCACCGAGGGGGTCAAGGCGGTCGCTGATTCATTCACGATGCGGCGGGAAGCCTTGCAACGCAAGGTGACTTATTACACGACAATGGCGGGCGCCAGGGCGGCCTGTTATGCCTTGGGTGAGTTGGACGCGGGCGACGTGAATTGTTTGCAGGATTTGCATAATACCTTTAAAGGTTAA
- the dapB gene encoding 4-hydroxy-tetrahydrodipicolinate reductase, which yields MIRIALVGVSGRMGLCLIKAAALSDQAELTATVSRSESLAVGRDAGELAGISTLGLPVGDDLAAVVDQFDVLIDFTRPEASMNYIEICRQAGKKIVIGTTGYSEAQKATIADAAKDIAIVMAPNFSVGVNLSLKLLEMTAKVMGDYTDIEVIEAHHRHKVDAPSGTALRMGEVVATTLGRDLKDCAIYGREGDTGARERKTIGFSTIRAGDIVGEHTVMFADEGERVEITHKATSRMTFANGAVRAAVWLEDKTSGLYDMQDVLGLKNA from the coding sequence ATGATCAGAATAGCGTTGGTCGGCGTGTCCGGCCGCATGGGGTTGTGTTTGATCAAGGCGGCGGCCTTGTCCGACCAGGCCGAATTGACGGCTACTGTTTCCCGCTCCGAGAGTTTGGCCGTGGGTAGGGATGCTGGCGAATTGGCCGGTATTTCCACGCTAGGTTTGCCGGTCGGCGACGATTTGGCGGCAGTGGTCGACCAATTCGATGTGCTGATCGATTTCACCCGGCCCGAGGCGTCGATGAACTACATCGAAATTTGCCGACAAGCTGGTAAAAAAATCGTGATCGGTACCACCGGGTATAGCGAAGCTCAAAAAGCTACGATTGCCGATGCGGCAAAGGATATTGCCATCGTGATGGCACCTAATTTCAGTGTCGGCGTCAATTTGTCGCTGAAATTATTGGAAATGACTGCCAAAGTGATGGGCGATTACACCGACATCGAAGTGATCGAAGCCCATCATCGGCATAAAGTCGACGCACCTTCAGGTACCGCGTTGCGGATGGGTGAAGTGGTGGCGACTACCCTGGGCCGAGATCTGAAAGACTGCGCGATTTACGGCCGCGAAGGCGATACAGGTGCCCGTGAGCGTAAAACCATTGGTTTCTCCACCATACGTGCCGGCGACATTGTCGGTGAACACACCGTAATGTTTGCCGATGAAGGCGAACGGGTCGAAATTACCCACAAGGCCACCAGTCGGATGACCTTCGCTAACGGCGCGGTTCGGGCTGCGGTATGGCTGGAAGACAAGACCTCCGGGCTTTACGATATGCAGGATGTGTTGGGCTTGAAAAACGCTTGA
- the dnaJ gene encoding molecular chaperone DnaJ: MAAKEDFYKLLEVDRNASEAEIKKSYRKMAMKFHPDRNKDNPEEAEKKFKLIKEAYEILSDPKKRSAYDQFGHAGVDPSMGGRGGFGGAESFSDIFGDVFGDIFGAGGGRQQRSSVQRGADLRYNLELTLEEAVGGTEATVKVPVLVACGECNGSGAKKGSSPVTCSTCHGHGQVRMQQGFFSVQQTCPTCRGTGKQIKDPCPKCYGQGRVQETKTLNVKVPPGVDTGDRIRLAGEGEAGINGGPSGDLYVQVQVKDHPIFTRDGANLYCEVPISFPTACLGGELEVPTLDGKVKLKIPAETQTGKLFRLRGKGVKPVRGGSVGDLLCRVQIETPVRLTKEQQVLVEQLQASLTGGGKQHSPQEHGWMDGVKSFFDKLTG, translated from the coding sequence ATGGCCGCAAAAGAAGATTTTTACAAACTGCTGGAAGTCGATCGCAACGCCAGCGAAGCTGAGATTAAGAAAAGCTATCGCAAGATGGCGATGAAATTTCATCCGGATCGCAATAAGGATAATCCCGAGGAAGCCGAGAAGAAATTCAAGCTGATCAAGGAAGCCTACGAGATTCTGTCCGATCCGAAAAAACGTTCGGCCTATGACCAGTTCGGTCATGCCGGGGTCGATCCGTCCATGGGCGGACGCGGCGGATTTGGCGGGGCCGAGAGTTTCAGCGATATTTTCGGCGATGTGTTCGGCGATATTTTCGGCGCCGGCGGCGGCCGCCAGCAGCGTAGCAGCGTACAGCGCGGCGCGGACCTGCGCTATAACCTGGAACTGACGCTGGAAGAAGCTGTCGGCGGTACCGAAGCGACGGTCAAGGTGCCGGTATTGGTGGCGTGCGGCGAATGTAACGGCTCGGGGGCCAAGAAAGGGAGCAGTCCGGTCACTTGCTCGACCTGCCACGGCCATGGCCAGGTCAGAATGCAGCAAGGCTTCTTTTCGGTACAACAAACTTGTCCGACCTGTCGCGGTACCGGCAAGCAGATCAAGGATCCGTGTCCGAAATGCTACGGTCAAGGTCGAGTTCAAGAAACCAAAACTCTCAACGTCAAAGTACCGCCCGGCGTCGATACTGGTGACAGAATTCGGTTGGCGGGCGAGGGCGAGGCCGGCATCAATGGCGGACCGTCCGGCGATTTGTATGTTCAGGTACAGGTCAAGGATCACCCTATCTTTACCCGGGATGGCGCCAATTTGTACTGCGAAGTACCTATCAGCTTCCCGACCGCCTGTCTGGGTGGTGAATTGGAAGTGCCGACCCTAGATGGCAAGGTCAAACTGAAAATTCCGGCGGAAACCCAAACCGGCAAATTGTTCCGTCTACGAGGCAAGGGTGTCAAACCTGTGCGCGGTGGCTCGGTGGGGGACTTGTTGTGCCGGGTGCAGATCGAAACTCCGGTGCGTTTGACCAAGGAGCAACAGGTCTTGGTCGAGCAATTGCAAGCTTCACTGACCGGCGGCGGCAAACAGCATAGCCCGCAAGAGCATGGCTGGATGGATGGCGTCAAAAGCTTCTTCGATAAATTGACGGGTTAA
- the rlmE gene encoding 23S rRNA (uridine(2552)-2'-O)-methyltransferase RlmE, which translates to MARTKSSQQWMQEHFQDEYVKKAQALGYRSRAVFKLIEIQEKDKIIRPGINIVDLGAAPGGWSEYVRKIVGKNNKVIALDLLEIDPIEGVDFIQGDFREDEVLEKLYKVLDGEPVHLLLSDMAPNMSGNKEVDQPRAIYLGELALDAAQAILVKGGTFLIKMFQGAGFDDYHQQVKQHFSSVVIRKPKASRARSNEVYILAKGFK; encoded by the coding sequence ATGGCACGCACTAAAAGTAGCCAGCAATGGATGCAGGAGCATTTTCAGGACGAATACGTCAAGAAAGCGCAGGCTCTCGGTTACCGTTCGCGGGCGGTGTTCAAGCTGATCGAAATTCAAGAAAAGGACAAAATTATTCGTCCCGGCATTAATATCGTCGATTTGGGCGCGGCGCCGGGGGGGTGGTCGGAGTATGTCAGAAAAATTGTCGGCAAAAACAATAAGGTAATCGCGCTGGATTTGCTTGAGATCGATCCGATTGAAGGCGTCGATTTTATTCAGGGCGACTTCAGGGAAGACGAAGTCTTGGAAAAACTCTATAAAGTACTTGATGGTGAACCGGTGCACTTGTTATTGTCGGACATGGCCCCCAATATGAGTGGTAACAAGGAAGTTGATCAACCCCGGGCGATTTACCTGGGAGAGTTGGCGCTGGATGCGGCGCAAGCTATATTAGTCAAGGGTGGTACGTTTTTGATTAAAATGTTTCAAGGCGCCGGATTCGACGATTACCACCAGCAGGTCAAGCAGCATTTCAGCAGCGTGGTGATCCGAAAACCCAAGGCTTCGCGTGCCAGAAGCAATGAAGTCTATATTTTGGCAAAAGGTTTTAAATAG